A single window of Gossypium hirsutum isolate 1008001.06 chromosome A10, Gossypium_hirsutum_v2.1, whole genome shotgun sequence DNA harbors:
- the LOC107903764 gene encoding pentatricopeptide repeat-containing protein At1g12300, mitochondrial isoform X2: MIDKYPMPSTVEFNRLLVATVRTKHYAIVVSMYSRLQLLGVSHDVYSFNILINCFCQLGYIDFGFSVLGKMLKLGVEPDVITLSTLINGLCKQSKISQALSLFDDMIGKGYQPNLIAYNTILNGLFKTGNMKSAVRFLRMMEKRGFEPDIVAYNTFIDYLCKCGLQSEALDLFSQMKVKGITPNMVSYSCLIHAMCNSGLQKEATKLLNEMVDKNISLDIFMYNMLIDAHCKEGTISEAVDTIDTMRKQGIEPNVVTYSILVDAHCKEGMIPEAKDIVETMIKQGIEPNVVTYSILVDALCKEGMVFEAEDIGDKMSNQGIEPDVVTYNALINGYCLRNKMDKVRSVFQLMIKKGCVPDICSFNIMINGYCKAKRLGEAMELFHKMAQKGPISDTITYSILMQGMCRLGRISAACELLKKMLASGQVPNLMACSILLDGLCKRGKLKEALNFFQAMRNSGLKLDIVSYNILIGGLCKIGYIEVAKKVFRELSVNGLKPDVYSYAIMINGFCRKGLSDEAYQLFRSMGDNDCLPNSCCYNVMIQGFIQNNCTSKATQLLTEMVDKGFSADLCSATLFLDLILRYGKSILI; this comes from the coding sequence ATGATTGACAAGTACCCAATGCCTTCAACTGTGGAATTCAATAGATTATTAGTAGCCACTGTTAGAACGAAACATTATGCCATTGTTGTTTCTATGTATAGCCGATTACAATTACTAGGGGTTTCTCATGATGTTTATTCTTTCAACATCTTGATTAATTGCTTTTGTCAATTAGGTTATAttgattttgggttttctgtTTTGGGTAAAATGTTGAAGCTAGGTGTTGAACCTGATGTTATAACTTTGTCCACTTTGATTAATGGACTTTGTAAGCAAAGTAAGATTTCTCAGGCTTTGAGTTTGTTTGATGATATGATTGGAAAAGGGTATCAACCTAATTTAATTGCTTACAATACAATACTTAATGGGTTGTTTAAGACGGGGAATATGAAAAGTGCTGTTAGGTTTCTGAGGATGATGGAAAAAAGAGGTTTCGAACCCGATATTGTAGCATATAACACTTTCATTGACTATCTTTGCAAGTGTGGGTTACAAAGTGAGGCTCTAGATCTCTTCTCCCAAATGAAGGTTAAGGGCATTACACCAAATATGGTTAGTTATAGTTGCTTAATTCATGCTATGTGTAATTCAGGCTTGCAAAAGGAGGCAACAAAGCTTTTGAATGAAATGGTGGATAAAAATATTTCACTTGATATTTTCATGTATAATATGTTGATTGATGCACATTGCAAGGAGGGGACAATTTCTGAAGCTGTAGATACCATTGACACAATGAGAAAGCAAGGCATTGAGCCTAATGTTGTTACATATAGTATATTGGTTGATGCACATTGTAAGGAAGGGATGATTCCTGAAGCTAAAGATATTGTTGAGACAATGATAAAGCAAGGCATTGAGCCTAATGTTGTCACATATAGTATATTGGTCGATGCACTTTGTAAGGAGGGGATGGTTTTTGAAGCTGAAGATATTGGTGACAAAATGAGCAATCAAGGCATTGAGCCTGATGTTGTTACCTATAACGCATTGATAAATGGCTATTGCTTGCGAAATAAAATGGATAAAGTTAGAAGTGTATTTCAGTTGATGATTAAGAAGGGTTGTGTTCCTGATATATGTAGTTTCAACATCATGATCAACGGATATTGTAAAGCTAAAAGGTTGGGCGAAGCAATGGAACTCTTTCACAAAATGGCTCAAAAAGGACCAATCTCTGATACTATCACCTACAGCATTCTTATGCAAGGAATGTGTCGATTAGGGAGAATTTCAGCTGCATGTGAACTTTTGAAAAAGATGCTTGCTTCTGGGCAAGTTCCAAATCTAATGGCCTGTTCAATTTTGCTGGATGGTTTATGCAAAAGAGGCAAACTCAAAGAAGCATTGAATTTTTTTCAAGCAATGCGGAACAGTGGGCTGAAACTTGATATTGTCTCTTATAATATCCTTATTGGTGGCTTGTGCAAAATTGGGTATATCGAAGTTGCAAAGAAAGTATTTCGTGAACTTTCAGTCAATGGTTTAAAACCTGATGTTTACTCGTATGCTATAATGATTAATGGTTTTTGTAGAAAGGGATTGTCGGATGAAGCATACCAATTGTTTAGGAGCATGGGAGATAATGATTGCTTGCCTAATAGTTGCTGTTATAATGTAATGATCCAAGGGTTCATCCAAAACAACTGTACCTCAAAGGCAACACAACTTCTTACGGAAATGGTCGATAAGGGCttttctgcagatttatgctctGCCACCTTATTTTTGGATCTAATCTTACGATATGGTAAATCAATCTTGATCTAA
- the LOC107903764 gene encoding pentatricopeptide repeat-containing protein At1g63330 isoform X1, whose translation MGKLNPSLLFTSIVNGGKNLSYFRSPFSRYFNTSATHVIAFSKNSISVRGKRKKYDGLHNVDDDLNLFYRMIDKYPMPSTVEFNRLLVATVRTKHYAIVVSMYSRLQLLGVSHDVYSFNILINCFCQLGYIDFGFSVLGKMLKLGVEPDVITLSTLINGLCKQSKISQALSLFDDMIGKGYQPNLIAYNTILNGLFKTGNMKSAVRFLRMMEKRGFEPDIVAYNTFIDYLCKCGLQSEALDLFSQMKVKGITPNMVSYSCLIHAMCNSGLQKEATKLLNEMVDKNISLDIFMYNMLIDAHCKEGTISEAVDTIDTMRKQGIEPNVVTYSILVDAHCKEGMIPEAKDIVETMIKQGIEPNVVTYSILVDALCKEGMVFEAEDIGDKMSNQGIEPDVVTYNALINGYCLRNKMDKVRSVFQLMIKKGCVPDICSFNIMINGYCKAKRLGEAMELFHKMAQKGPISDTITYSILMQGMCRLGRISAACELLKKMLASGQVPNLMACSILLDGLCKRGKLKEALNFFQAMRNSGLKLDIVSYNILIGGLCKIGYIEVAKKVFRELSVNGLKPDVYSYAIMINGFCRKGLSDEAYQLFRSMGDNDCLPNSCCYNVMIQGFIQNNCTSKATQLLTEMVDKGFSADLCSATLFLDLILRYGKSILI comes from the coding sequence ATGGGTAAGCTTAATCCTTCTTTACTTTTTACTTCTATTGTTAATGGTGGAAAGAATCTTTCTTATTTCCGCTCTCCCTTTTCTCGTTATTTTAACACCTCTGCTACCCACGTCATTGCGTTTAGTAAGAATTCCATTTCTGTAAGGGGGAAGAGAAAGAAGTATGATGGCCTCCataatgttgatgatgatttgAATTTGTTTTATAGGATGATTGACAAGTACCCAATGCCTTCAACTGTGGAATTCAATAGATTATTAGTAGCCACTGTTAGAACGAAACATTATGCCATTGTTGTTTCTATGTATAGCCGATTACAATTACTAGGGGTTTCTCATGATGTTTATTCTTTCAACATCTTGATTAATTGCTTTTGTCAATTAGGTTATAttgattttgggttttctgtTTTGGGTAAAATGTTGAAGCTAGGTGTTGAACCTGATGTTATAACTTTGTCCACTTTGATTAATGGACTTTGTAAGCAAAGTAAGATTTCTCAGGCTTTGAGTTTGTTTGATGATATGATTGGAAAAGGGTATCAACCTAATTTAATTGCTTACAATACAATACTTAATGGGTTGTTTAAGACGGGGAATATGAAAAGTGCTGTTAGGTTTCTGAGGATGATGGAAAAAAGAGGTTTCGAACCCGATATTGTAGCATATAACACTTTCATTGACTATCTTTGCAAGTGTGGGTTACAAAGTGAGGCTCTAGATCTCTTCTCCCAAATGAAGGTTAAGGGCATTACACCAAATATGGTTAGTTATAGTTGCTTAATTCATGCTATGTGTAATTCAGGCTTGCAAAAGGAGGCAACAAAGCTTTTGAATGAAATGGTGGATAAAAATATTTCACTTGATATTTTCATGTATAATATGTTGATTGATGCACATTGCAAGGAGGGGACAATTTCTGAAGCTGTAGATACCATTGACACAATGAGAAAGCAAGGCATTGAGCCTAATGTTGTTACATATAGTATATTGGTTGATGCACATTGTAAGGAAGGGATGATTCCTGAAGCTAAAGATATTGTTGAGACAATGATAAAGCAAGGCATTGAGCCTAATGTTGTCACATATAGTATATTGGTCGATGCACTTTGTAAGGAGGGGATGGTTTTTGAAGCTGAAGATATTGGTGACAAAATGAGCAATCAAGGCATTGAGCCTGATGTTGTTACCTATAACGCATTGATAAATGGCTATTGCTTGCGAAATAAAATGGATAAAGTTAGAAGTGTATTTCAGTTGATGATTAAGAAGGGTTGTGTTCCTGATATATGTAGTTTCAACATCATGATCAACGGATATTGTAAAGCTAAAAGGTTGGGCGAAGCAATGGAACTCTTTCACAAAATGGCTCAAAAAGGACCAATCTCTGATACTATCACCTACAGCATTCTTATGCAAGGAATGTGTCGATTAGGGAGAATTTCAGCTGCATGTGAACTTTTGAAAAAGATGCTTGCTTCTGGGCAAGTTCCAAATCTAATGGCCTGTTCAATTTTGCTGGATGGTTTATGCAAAAGAGGCAAACTCAAAGAAGCATTGAATTTTTTTCAAGCAATGCGGAACAGTGGGCTGAAACTTGATATTGTCTCTTATAATATCCTTATTGGTGGCTTGTGCAAAATTGGGTATATCGAAGTTGCAAAGAAAGTATTTCGTGAACTTTCAGTCAATGGTTTAAAACCTGATGTTTACTCGTATGCTATAATGATTAATGGTTTTTGTAGAAAGGGATTGTCGGATGAAGCATACCAATTGTTTAGGAGCATGGGAGATAATGATTGCTTGCCTAATAGTTGCTGTTATAATGTAATGATCCAAGGGTTCATCCAAAACAACTGTACCTCAAAGGCAACACAACTTCTTACGGAAATGGTCGATAAGGGCttttctgcagatttatgctctGCCACCTTATTTTTGGATCTAATCTTACGATATGGTAAATCAATCTTGATCTAA